A stretch of the Orcinus orca chromosome 1, mOrcOrc1.1, whole genome shotgun sequence genome encodes the following:
- the CHML gene encoding rab proteins geranylgeranyltransferase component A 2, which yields MDNRLPTEFDVVVIGTGLPESILAAACSRSGQRVLHLDSRSYYGGNWASFSFSGLLSWLKEYQQNSDIGEESTAAWQDMIHETEEGITLRKKDETIQHTEVFCYASQDMDGNIEETDDLQKNPSWVASSTLIKPLDSACLSEEMHSLYVSSNEVPAKGTPENNGEVTDIAETLVKEEYCGYKTYKHRVSDGAKDEIKPILEDNSDPPKRNRITYSQIVEEGRRFNIDLVSKLLYSQGLLIDLLIKSNVSRYAEFKNVTRILAFREGKVEQVPCSRADVFNSKELTMVEKRMLMKFLTFCLDYEQHPDEYQAFTQCSFSEYLKTKKLTPSLQHFVLHSIAMMSESSCTTIEGLKATKNFLQCLGKFGNTPFLFPLYGQGEIPQCFCRMCAVFGGIYCLRHKVQCLVVDRESGRCKAIIDHLGQRINAKYFIVEDSYLSEETCSNVQYEQISRAVLITDQSILKTDSDQQISILIVPPVEPGACAVRVTELCSSTMTCMKDTCLVHLTCSSSKTAREDLESVVKKLFTPYAETEIDKEELAKPRLLWALYFNMRDSSGVSRSSYNGLPSNVYVCTGPDCGLGNEHAVKQAETLFKEIFPSEEFCPPPPNPEDVFFDGDDKQPEPLGANTIIIAQLESSEGSKNLESSEKHLQN from the coding sequence ATGGACAACAGGCTCCCAACAGAGTTTGATGTGGTTGTAATAGGGACAGGTTTGCCTGAATCCATCCTTGCAGCTGCATGTTCCAGAAGTGGTCAGAGGGTTCTGCATCTTGATTCAAGAAGTTACTATGGAGGAAACTGGGCTAGTTTCAGCTTTTCAGGATTGCTCTCCTGGTTAAAGGAATATCAGCAAAACAGTGACATTGGGGAAGAAAGTACTGCTGCATGGCAAGACATGATCCATGAAACAGAAGAAGGCATCACTCTTCGCAAGAAGGATGAAACCATTCAACACACAGAAGTTTTTTGTTATGCCAGTCAGGATATGGATGGCAATATTGAAGAGACTGATGATCTGCAGAAAAATCCTTCCTGGGTAGCATCTAGTACCCTCATTAAACCTCTGGATTCTGCATGCTTGTCTGAAGAAATGCACTCGTTATATGTTTCTAGCAATGAAGTGCCTGCAAAAGGGACTCCAGAAAACAATGGAGAAGTAACTGATATAGCAGAAACCTTGGTGAAAGAAGAATATTGTGGATATAAAACTTATAAACACAGAGTTTCAGATGGTGCTAAAGACGAAATCAAACCTATATTGGAAGACAACAGTGATCCACCAAAGAGAAACAGGATTACTTACTCTCAAATAGTTGAAGAAGGCAGGAGGTTTAATATTGATTTGGTATCAAAGCTGCTTTATTCCCAAGGACTGTTAATTGATCTTTTAATCAAATCAAATGTTAGTCGTTATGCAGAATTTAAAAATGTCACTAGGATTCTTGCATTTCGAGAAGGAAAAGTAGAGCAGGTGCCTTGCTCCAGAGCAGATGTCTTTAATAGCAAAGAGCTCACTATGGTTGAAAAGAGGATGCTAATGAAATTTCTTACATTTTGTTTAGACTACGAACAACATCCTGATGAATACCAAGCTTTCACGCAATGCTCATTTTCAGAgtacttaaaaaccaaaaaattaacCCCCAGCCTCCAACATTTTGTATTACACTCAATTGCAATGATGTCAGAGTCATCTTGCACAACAATAGAAGGCCTTAAAGCAACAAAAAACTTTCTTCAGTGTCTTGGAAAGTTTGGCAACACTCcctttttatttcccttgtaCGGCCAAGGAGAAATTCCCCAGTGTTTCTGCAGGATGTGTGCAGTTTTTGGTGGAATATATTGTCTTCGCCATAAAGTGCAATGCCTTGTAGTTGACAGAGAATCTGGAagatgtaaagcaattatagatcACCTTGGTCAAAGAATAAATGCTAAATATTTCATTGTGGAGGATAGTTACCTTTCTGAGGAAACATGCTCAAATGTGCAGTACGAACAGATATCCAGGGCAGTGCTCATTACGGATCAGTCTATACTAAAGACAGATTCAGATCAGCAGATTTCCATTTTGATAGTACCTCCAGTGGAACCAGGAGCATGTGCTGTTCGAGTCACTGAATTGTGTTCTTCAACCATGACGTGCATGAAAGACACCTGTCTGGTACATCTgacctgttcatcttccaaaaCAGCAAGAGAAGACTTAGAATCAGTGGTGAAGAAATTATTCACCCCATAtgctgaaacagaaatagacaaggAAGAACTTGCAAAGCCAAGACTCTTGTGGGCTCTTTATTTTAACATGAGAGATTCCTCAGGAGTCAGCAGAAGCTCATATAATGGCTTACCTTCCAATGTTTATGTCTGCACTGGGCCTGACTGTGGACTAGGAAATGAACACGCAGTCAAGCAAGCTGAAACACTCTTCAAGGAGATCTTTCCAAGTGAAGAATtctgccccccacctccaaatCCAGAAGACGTTTTCTTTGATGGTGATGATAAGCAACCAGAGCCTCTTGGAGCCAATACTATAATAATAGCCCAACTAGAATCCTCTGAGGGAAGCAAAAACCTAGAAAGCTCAGAGAAGCACcttcaaaattag